The following are encoded in a window of Massilia sp. R2A-15 genomic DNA:
- a CDS encoding DUF945 family protein, giving the protein MKTLVLSSTLAAALAGMPVHAADAPAPRPVAKPSAVMDAMLSTMRELQAADKSKLPMRERLDALAEFHHTPETAQKLKTVFGSERPWTLARLPVSNGRYDYVGTLAPLHYTSEAGENYEWAPLTLKVSLDKASRNMTTNGSWPSLVFDDKNVHVAVRDISLSAKQKRGFGDLWFGASQASIASVQFDVKKDGTKVALEDIRFHGNLVERPKAADLAYGFSIKSITALGEKVDNVKFAMRMTNIDKATMAELKVLGEKANSNAPGSTPEQQLAAMQPVFKSLGKAVIQRGAAWEIDEISAGYKGNTASLKGRVTVEGASDADLANMPALVKKIVARFNIRVPVALVRDITTNVATRQVSAQAKGGPANPQTVAQIAQSMHDIIIGKMVGGGYARIEKDVLVSDIEFRGGVLRINGKEIALPAFNAPRTPPLQARRIESRCVLPDYPESVVRGEQPFELSISFVVKADGTVADVGIVKPSQIPAYDQALLAAMEHCAYMPALIDGKPVQMPTTWHIVSEPGQARP; this is encoded by the coding sequence ATGAAAACTCTGGTCCTGAGCAGCACCCTTGCCGCCGCGCTCGCCGGCATGCCCGTCCACGCTGCCGACGCGCCGGCGCCGCGGCCCGTCGCCAAACCGTCGGCCGTGATGGATGCGATGCTGTCGACGATGCGCGAATTGCAGGCGGCCGACAAGTCAAAGCTGCCGATGCGCGAGCGCCTCGATGCGCTGGCCGAGTTCCATCACACGCCCGAAACGGCGCAGAAGCTCAAAACGGTATTCGGCAGCGAGCGTCCGTGGACGCTGGCGCGGCTGCCGGTCTCCAACGGCCGCTACGACTACGTGGGCACGCTGGCGCCGCTGCATTACACCAGCGAAGCGGGCGAGAACTATGAATGGGCGCCGCTCACGCTGAAGGTCTCGCTCGACAAGGCCAGCCGCAACATGACGACCAACGGTTCGTGGCCGTCGCTGGTGTTTGACGACAAGAACGTGCACGTCGCCGTGCGCGACATCAGCCTGAGCGCGAAGCAGAAGCGCGGTTTCGGCGATCTCTGGTTCGGCGCCAGCCAGGCGAGTATCGCCAGCGTGCAGTTCGACGTCAAGAAAGACGGCACCAAGGTAGCGCTCGAGGATATACGGTTCCACGGCAACCTGGTCGAGCGGCCGAAGGCGGCGGACCTCGCCTACGGCTTCAGCATCAAGTCCATTACCGCGCTGGGAGAAAAGGTCGACAATGTCAAGTTCGCCATGCGCATGACGAACATCGACAAGGCGACGATGGCCGAACTGAAGGTGCTTGGCGAGAAGGCCAATTCCAACGCCCCCGGGTCCACGCCCGAGCAGCAGCTCGCGGCCATGCAGCCCGTCTTCAAAAGCCTGGGCAAGGCCGTGATCCAGCGCGGCGCCGCCTGGGAGATCGATGAAATCAGCGCCGGCTACAAAGGCAACACGGCAAGCCTGAAGGGCCGCGTGACGGTCGAAGGCGCAAGCGACGCGGACCTTGCCAACATGCCGGCGCTGGTCAAGAAGATCGTCGCCCGTTTCAATATCCGCGTGCCGGTCGCACTGGTGCGCGACATCACCACCAACGTCGCAACCAGGCAGGTCAGCGCGCAGGCCAAGGGCGGCCCGGCGAACCCGCAGACCGTGGCGCAGATTGCGCAGAGCATGCACGACATCATCATCGGCAAGATGGTCGGCGGCGGCTACGCGCGCATCGAGAAGGATGTGCTGGTGTCCGACATCGAATTCCGCGGCGGCGTCCTGCGCATCAACGGCAAGGAGATTGCGCTGCCGGCCTTCAATGCGCCGAGGACCCCTCCATTGCAGGCGCGCCGCATCGAGAGCCGTTGCGTGCTGCCCGATTATCCGGAGAGCGTCGTGCGCGGCGAGCAGCCGTTCGAACTGTCGATCAGTTTCGTCGTCAAGGCCGATGGCACGGTGGCCGACGTGGGGATCGTGAAACCGAGCCAGATCCCGGCCTACGACCAGGCGCTGCTGGCGGCAATGGAGCATTGCGCCTACATGCCGGCACTGATCGACGGCAAGCCGGTTCAAATGCCGACCACCTGGCACATCGTGAGCGAACCTGGCCAGGCCCGCCCTTGA
- the coaE gene encoding dephospho-CoA kinase (Dephospho-CoA kinase (CoaE) performs the final step in coenzyme A biosynthesis.), translated as MDNARGPLLQIGLTGGIGCGKTTVADMFAALGASVVDTDLIAHSMTVPGGPAMAAIAAEFGPAYLAADGALDRAAMRALVFSDPSAKQRLEAILHPLIRAAAEREAAEAKGAYVIFVVPLLIESGNWRGRVARVLAIDCPESMQIARVMARNGLPEAQVRGIMAAQVTRAQRLAAADDVIVNDDGIAALAPQVEALHRQYITMSSRMTGLPLENL; from the coding sequence ATGGACAATGCGCGCGGGCCACTGTTACAGATCGGACTGACCGGCGGGATCGGCTGCGGCAAGACCACGGTGGCCGACATGTTCGCCGCGCTGGGCGCCTCGGTGGTCGATACCGACCTGATCGCCCACTCGATGACGGTTCCCGGCGGCCCGGCGATGGCGGCGATCGCGGCCGAATTCGGCCCCGCCTACCTGGCCGCCGACGGCGCGCTCGACCGCGCCGCGATGCGCGCGCTGGTGTTCTCCGATCCTTCCGCCAAGCAACGCCTCGAAGCCATCCTGCATCCGCTGATCCGCGCCGCCGCCGAACGCGAGGCGGCCGAGGCCAAGGGCGCCTACGTCATCTTCGTCGTGCCGCTGCTGATCGAATCGGGCAACTGGCGCGGCCGGGTCGCGCGCGTGCTGGCGATCGACTGTCCCGAATCGATGCAGATTGCGCGCGTGATGGCCCGCAATGGCTTGCCAGAAGCGCAAGTGAGGGGGATCATGGCGGCACAGGTCACGCGCGCCCAGCGGCTGGCCGCCGCCGATGACGTCATCGTCAACGACGACGGCATCGCCGCCCTGGCGCCGCAAGTGGAAGCGTTGCACCGGCAATACATTACAATGTCGTCCAGAATGACAGGATTACCATTGGAGAATTTGTAA
- the yidD gene encoding membrane protein insertion efficiency factor YidD, giving the protein MRPGLGTASGSLGARCALAAIRAYQRYLSPHKGFSCALRGATGGRSCSAYGYRAIARAGLRQGLRLLRRRLKACGDKHRYGGGPLSHQHGDCDPGCDLSCDTGDVVSDTCEVLGDCASCDFWSRRRSNKTAQTREQNLDPVRARVRKAKRELAEDATRAED; this is encoded by the coding sequence ATGAGGCCAGGCCTGGGCACCGCTTCAGGCAGTCTCGGCGCCCGCTGCGCTCTCGCGGCGATCCGCGCCTATCAGCGGTATCTGTCGCCTCACAAAGGATTTTCCTGCGCCCTGCGCGGCGCCACGGGCGGCCGTAGTTGTTCGGCGTATGGCTATCGCGCGATCGCGCGGGCCGGCCTGCGCCAGGGGCTTCGGCTGCTGCGGCGCCGGCTCAAGGCGTGCGGCGACAAGCACCGCTATGGCGGCGGGCCACTGAGTCACCAGCACGGGGACTGCGATCCGGGATGCGACTTGAGTTGCGATACGGGCGACGTGGTTTCCGACACCTGCGAGGTGCTCGGGGATTGCGCATCGTGCGATTTCTGGTCGCGGCGTAGGTCGAATAAGACTGCCCAAACCCGGGAGCAAAACCTCGACCCGGTACGCGCGCGCGTCAGGAAAGCAAAGCGCGAGCTGGCAGAAGACGCCACGCGCGCCGAGGATTGA
- a CDS encoding D-amino acid dehydrogenase — protein MKIIVLGSGVIGTTSAYYLAKAGHEVTVIDRQPAAGLETSFANAGEVSPGYAAPWAGPGVPAKAVKWLLMQHSPLVVRPALDPEMWRWMFQMLANCNQKSYEVNKGRMVRLAEYSRDCLVQLRADTGIAYDERSQGTLQLFRTQKQLDGAANDIAVLDQYKVPYSVLDPKGCEAAEPALANVRGKFVGGLQLPGDETGDCFKFTQRLAEMAKEIGVKFRQGVDIQRLTVDGDRITGVVTSMGELKADSFVLALGSYSPLLAKQIGIRIPVYPVKGYSITVPIVDAAGAPESTVMDETFKVAITRLGDRIRVGGTAEIAGYDLTLRKARRDTLEHSVTDLFPRGGDTSKAEFWCGLRPMTPDGTPVVGPTPYRNLFLNTGHGTLGWTMACGSGRVLADLVSGRQPEIGLEGLFMDRYGSGNKPIFVPQGVTA, from the coding sequence GTGAAAATCATCGTCTTGGGTAGTGGCGTCATCGGCACCACGTCAGCATATTACCTGGCCAAGGCCGGGCACGAAGTTACCGTCATCGACCGCCAGCCGGCGGCCGGCCTCGAAACCTCCTTCGCCAACGCCGGCGAAGTCTCGCCAGGCTACGCGGCGCCGTGGGCCGGCCCGGGCGTGCCGGCGAAGGCCGTCAAATGGCTGCTGATGCAGCACAGCCCGCTGGTGGTGCGCCCGGCGCTCGACCCTGAGATGTGGCGCTGGATGTTCCAGATGCTGGCCAACTGCAATCAGAAGAGCTATGAGGTCAACAAGGGCCGCATGGTGCGCCTGGCCGAATACTCGCGCGACTGCCTGGTGCAGCTGCGCGCCGACACCGGCATCGCCTACGACGAACGCAGCCAGGGCACGCTGCAGCTGTTCCGCACCCAGAAGCAGCTCGATGGCGCGGCCAACGACATCGCGGTGCTCGACCAGTACAAGGTGCCGTACTCGGTGCTCGATCCGAAGGGCTGCGAAGCGGCCGAGCCGGCACTGGCGAACGTGCGCGGCAAATTCGTCGGCGGCCTGCAGCTGCCTGGCGACGAGACGGGCGACTGCTTCAAGTTCACCCAGCGCCTGGCTGAAATGGCCAAGGAAATCGGCGTCAAGTTCCGCCAGGGCGTCGACATCCAGCGCCTGACGGTCGATGGCGACAGGATCACCGGCGTGGTCACGTCGATGGGCGAGCTGAAGGCCGATTCCTTCGTGCTGGCGCTGGGCAGCTATTCGCCGCTGCTGGCAAAGCAGATCGGCATCCGCATCCCTGTGTATCCGGTCAAGGGCTATTCGATCACGGTGCCGATCGTCGATGCGGCCGGCGCGCCGGAATCGACGGTGATGGACGAGACCTTCAAGGTGGCGATCACGCGCCTGGGCGACCGCATCCGCGTGGGCGGCACGGCGGAAATCGCCGGCTACGACCTGACCTTGCGCAAGGCGCGCCGCGACACGCTGGAGCATTCGGTGACCGACCTGTTCCCGCGCGGCGGCGACACCAGCAAGGCCGAGTTCTGGTGCGGCCTGCGCCCGATGACGCCGGACGGCACGCCGGTGGTGGGCCCGACGCCTTACCGCAACCTGTTCCTCAACACCGGCCACGGCACGCTGGGCTGGACCATGGCATGCGGTTCGGGCCGCGTGCTGGCCGACCTGGTGTCGGGACGCCAGCCGGAGATCGGCCTGGAAGGGCTGTTCATGGATCGCTACGGCAGCGGCAACAAGCCGATCTTCGTGCCGCAGGGCGTGACGGCGTAA
- a CDS encoding AI-2E family transporter: MSETQRDILSTCFSLAIILFAAFVTQRFFLPLVWAAILCIATWPLFERALRACRGRTIPAALIATAASALLFLVPLAVGLTEAAHQAPALAAFVAEANTNGLAAPAWVARIPMAGPAIFEWWTNTLSQPHGMAHLLQDGSVGRLHTASELLRNFGAHLLHRLIDIGFAFLALFFFYKDGPALVRQMDAIGSHCVGRTRWELYATKVPTAIRATVNGLVLVGLAEGLLLGIVYAFAGVPSAVLWGAATGILAIIPFGAPIAFLIVAGLLLAGGHTVAALVVAGAGVAVLFVADHFVRPTIIGNATKLPFLAVLFGILGGVETLGLIGLFVGPVVMTLFVTLWHEEKVFGPGVRQN; this comes from the coding sequence ATGAGCGAAACCCAACGCGACATACTCAGCACCTGTTTTTCGCTGGCGATCATCCTGTTCGCGGCCTTCGTCACGCAGCGCTTCTTCCTGCCGCTGGTGTGGGCGGCGATCCTGTGCATCGCTACCTGGCCGTTGTTCGAGCGCGCCTTGCGCGCCTGCCGCGGCCGCACGATTCCGGCGGCGCTGATCGCGACCGCGGCCAGCGCGCTGCTGTTCCTGGTGCCGCTGGCCGTCGGCCTGACGGAAGCTGCGCACCAGGCGCCGGCGCTGGCCGCGTTCGTCGCGGAGGCCAATACCAACGGACTGGCGGCGCCGGCGTGGGTGGCGCGCATTCCGATGGCGGGGCCGGCGATCTTCGAATGGTGGACCAACACGCTGAGCCAGCCGCACGGCATGGCGCATTTGCTGCAGGACGGCTCAGTGGGCCGACTGCACACCGCCAGCGAACTGCTGCGCAATTTCGGCGCGCACCTGCTGCACCGGCTGATCGACATCGGCTTCGCCTTCCTGGCGCTGTTTTTCTTCTACAAGGACGGGCCGGCGCTGGTGCGCCAGATGGACGCCATCGGCAGCCACTGCGTCGGGCGCACGCGCTGGGAGCTGTATGCAACCAAGGTGCCGACGGCGATCCGCGCCACCGTCAACGGCCTGGTGCTGGTCGGCCTGGCCGAGGGCCTGCTGCTGGGGATCGTGTACGCGTTCGCCGGCGTGCCGTCGGCGGTACTGTGGGGCGCGGCCACCGGCATCCTGGCGATCATCCCGTTCGGCGCGCCGATCGCGTTCCTGATCGTGGCCGGGCTGCTGCTGGCGGGCGGCCATACCGTGGCGGCGCTGGTTGTCGCCGGCGCCGGCGTCGCCGTGCTGTTCGTCGCGGACCACTTCGTCCGGCCGACCATCATCGGCAATGCCACCAAGCTGCCGTTCCTGGCGGTGCTGTTCGGGATTCTCGGCGGCGTCGAAACGCTCGGCCTAATCGGGCTGTTCGTCGGCCCGGTCGTGATGACCTTGTTCGTCACGCTCTGGCACGAAGAAAAAGTGTTCGGGCCGGGCGTGCGCCAGAATTAG
- a CDS encoding A24 family peptidase, producing MLLETLLFAAPGSLGATLAAGLFGLLIGSFLNVVIYRLPKMMQRDSDNYVAHESGKELPHQDNFNLMVPRSACPHCGHQITALENIPVVSYIALGGKCSACKAPISIRYPAIELVTGLLSALLIWKFGSGWAGLATLGFGWALLAMTAIDYDTQLLPDDLTFPLLWAGLLININGTFVPLQDAVIGAAAGYLVLWAVYWLFKLATGKEGMGYGDFKLLAALGAWLGWAMLPAIILLSSVVGALVGICLILFAKHGREKPIPFGPYLAAAGMIALLYGPQITAFSHQFIG from the coding sequence ATTCTTTTGGAAACCCTATTGTTTGCCGCCCCCGGCTCGCTGGGCGCGACCCTGGCCGCAGGACTGTTCGGCTTGTTGATCGGCAGTTTCCTCAACGTCGTCATCTACCGCCTGCCGAAGATGATGCAGCGCGACTCCGACAATTACGTGGCGCATGAGAGCGGCAAGGAATTGCCGCACCAGGACAATTTCAACCTGATGGTGCCGCGCTCGGCCTGTCCGCATTGCGGCCACCAGATCACCGCGCTCGAAAACATTCCCGTGGTCAGCTACATCGCGCTGGGCGGCAAGTGCAGCGCGTGCAAGGCGCCGATTTCGATCCGCTATCCGGCCATCGAGCTGGTCACCGGCCTGCTGTCGGCGCTGCTGATCTGGAAATTCGGCAGCGGCTGGGCCGGCCTTGCCACGCTCGGCTTCGGCTGGGCGCTGCTGGCGATGACGGCGATCGACTACGACACCCAGCTGCTGCCGGACGACCTGACCTTCCCGCTGCTGTGGGCCGGTCTGCTCATCAATATCAACGGCACCTTCGTCCCGCTGCAGGATGCGGTGATCGGCGCGGCGGCCGGCTACCTGGTGCTGTGGGCTGTCTATTGGCTGTTCAAGCTGGCGACCGGCAAGGAAGGCATGGGCTATGGCGACTTCAAGCTGCTGGCCGCACTCGGCGCCTGGCTGGGCTGGGCCATGCTGCCGGCCATCATCCTTCTGTCGTCGGTGGTCGGCGCGCTGGTCGGTATCTGCCTGATCCTGTTCGCCAAACACGGCCGCGAAAAGCCGATCCCGTTCGGCCCCTACCTGGCCGCGGCCGGCATGATCGCGCTGCTGTACGGCCCGCAGATCACCGCTTTCTCGCACCAGTTCATCGGCTGA
- a CDS encoding DNA gyrase inhibitor YacG, with amino-acid sequence MPVVACPTCAKKVEWTEANKYRPFCSERCKQIDLGAWAEEKYTIPAAAPADPLDDPLADE; translated from the coding sequence ATGCCAGTAGTAGCCTGCCCCACCTGCGCCAAGAAGGTCGAATGGACCGAGGCCAACAAGTACCGCCCTTTCTGCTCGGAGCGCTGCAAACAGATCGACCTGGGCGCCTGGGCCGAGGAGAAGTACACGATTCCGGCCGCCGCGCCGGCCGATCCGCTGGACGATCCGCTGGCCGACGAATAA
- the zapD gene encoding cell division protein ZapD, whose translation MIVYEYPFNERIRTLLRLEDLYEKFKFFVHQEHAMQHHVALSTIFDMLEVAGRADLKSDLLQELERQKQSLLSYRSNPNVVPEMLDAVLGELETVSANLVAAQGKTGQNVRDNEWLMSIRGRTIIPGGACEFDLPSYYAWQKRPSEQRYNDIVAWFAPLAPLFDALALVLRLLRDSGGPVKMIANAGSYQQMLQGKIYQMLRLSLDENLGAIPEISANKYMLWVRFTSQGGDLKPKPLEDDVPFELTLCNF comes from the coding sequence TTGATCGTCTACGAATACCCTTTCAACGAGCGCATTCGCACGTTGTTGCGGCTGGAAGACCTGTACGAGAAATTCAAGTTCTTTGTTCACCAGGAACACGCGATGCAGCACCACGTCGCGCTGTCCACGATTTTCGACATGCTGGAAGTGGCCGGCCGCGCCGACCTCAAGTCCGACCTGCTGCAGGAACTCGAGCGCCAGAAGCAAAGCCTGCTGAGCTATCGTTCCAATCCGAACGTGGTCCCGGAAATGCTCGACGCCGTGCTGGGCGAGCTCGAGACCGTCAGCGCCAACCTGGTCGCGGCGCAGGGCAAGACCGGCCAGAACGTGCGCGACAACGAGTGGCTGATGAGCATTCGCGGCCGCACCATCATCCCGGGCGGCGCCTGCGAGTTCGACTTGCCCTCGTATTACGCGTGGCAGAAGCGTCCGTCCGAGCAGCGGTACAATGACATCGTCGCCTGGTTCGCACCGCTGGCGCCGCTGTTCGACGCGCTGGCGCTGGTGCTGCGCCTGCTGCGCGACTCCGGCGGGCCGGTCAAGATGATCGCCAACGCCGGCAGCTACCAGCAGATGCTGCAAGGGAAAATCTACCAGATGCTGCGCCTGAGCCTGGATGAGAACCTGGGTGCGATCCCGGAGATATCCGCCAACAAATACATGCTGTGGGTTCGTTTCACGAGCCAGGGCGGCGACCTGAAACCGAAGCCGCTGGAAGACGACGTACCGTTCGAACTCACGCTGTGCAATTTTTAA
- a CDS encoding NUDIX domain-containing protein, protein MSEVKAGPIDVVVGILMKPNGDVLLGQRPEGKPYAGYWEFPGGKVEPGEALFAALQREFVEELGLHVDAAEEWCGVEHVYEHAHVRLHFFISRTWRGEPQSLEGQAFAWQGTVGVAPLLPATIPLLEWLDQLRYPAYPPETASANAAATPPASA, encoded by the coding sequence ATGAGTGAAGTGAAGGCGGGACCGATCGATGTCGTGGTCGGGATCCTGATGAAGCCGAACGGCGACGTGCTGCTCGGCCAGCGCCCCGAAGGCAAGCCGTACGCCGGCTACTGGGAATTCCCGGGCGGGAAAGTCGAACCGGGCGAGGCGCTGTTCGCGGCGCTGCAGCGCGAATTCGTCGAAGAACTGGGACTGCACGTGGACGCCGCCGAGGAGTGGTGCGGCGTCGAACACGTGTACGAGCATGCGCACGTGCGCCTGCACTTTTTCATCAGCCGCACTTGGCGCGGCGAACCGCAAAGCCTGGAGGGGCAGGCTTTCGCGTGGCAGGGCACGGTCGGCGTAGCGCCGCTGCTGCCGGCAACCATCCCCCTGCTTGAATGGCTCGACCAGCTGCGGTACCCGGCTTACCCGCCGGAGACTGCGTCGGCCAACGCGGCGGCGACCCCGCCGGCATCCGCGTAG
- the argJ gene encoding bifunctional glutamate N-acetyltransferase/amino-acid acetyltransferase ArgJ: MAVNSPLPVAASLKPVAGIEIGYAEAGIKKPNRKDVLVMRLAPGATVAGVFTTNRFCAAPVQVSKANLAAVSAGGAPIRALVVNTGNANAGTGETGLANAQATCAALARLLGCEAQQVLPFSTGVILEPLPVEKIVAGLPAAIANLKADNWFNAAEAIMTTDTQPKAASTTVTIGGHAVTMTGISKGAGMIKPNMATMLGYLAFDAKVAQPVLDQLVRHAADQSFNCITIDGDTSTNDSFMLIATGAGSLQIDSVESADYAALRDAVTDISRNLAQQIIRDGEGATKFMTITVEEGASVEECRKIAYSIAHSPLVKTAFFASDPNLGRILAAIGYAGVDDLDVGKLNLYLDDVWVAKNGGRNPDYQEADGQRVMKQSEITTRVTLGRGSAAATVWTCDLSHEYVTINADYRS, translated from the coding sequence ATGGCCGTCAACTCCCCGCTCCCCGTCGCCGCCAGCCTGAAACCGGTCGCCGGCATTGAAATCGGCTATGCCGAAGCCGGCATCAAGAAGCCGAACCGCAAGGATGTGCTGGTGATGCGCCTGGCGCCGGGAGCCACGGTGGCCGGCGTGTTCACCACCAACCGTTTCTGCGCCGCGCCGGTCCAGGTCAGCAAGGCCAACCTGGCGGCCGTCAGCGCCGGCGGCGCGCCGATCCGCGCGCTGGTCGTCAATACCGGCAACGCCAACGCCGGCACCGGCGAGACCGGCCTCGCCAACGCGCAGGCCACCTGCGCCGCGCTGGCCAGGCTGCTCGGCTGCGAAGCGCAGCAGGTTCTGCCGTTTTCCACCGGCGTGATCCTCGAGCCGCTGCCGGTCGAGAAGATCGTCGCCGGCCTGCCCGCCGCGATCGCCAACCTGAAGGCCGACAACTGGTTCAACGCGGCCGAAGCCATCATGACCACCGACACCCAGCCGAAGGCGGCGTCCACCACGGTCACCATCGGCGGCCATGCGGTCACCATGACCGGCATCAGCAAGGGCGCCGGCATGATCAAGCCGAACATGGCGACCATGCTGGGCTACCTGGCGTTCGACGCCAAGGTCGCGCAGCCGGTGCTCGACCAATTGGTGCGCCACGCGGCCGACCAGTCGTTCAACTGCATCACCATCGACGGCGACACCTCGACCAACGACTCCTTCATGCTGATCGCCACCGGCGCCGGCTCGCTGCAGATCGACAGCGTTGAGAGCGCCGACTACGCCGCGCTGCGCGACGCCGTCACCGATATCTCGCGCAACCTGGCGCAGCAGATCATCCGCGATGGCGAAGGCGCCACCAAGTTCATGACCATCACGGTGGAAGAGGGCGCGTCGGTCGAGGAGTGCCGCAAGATCGCCTACTCGATCGCCCACTCGCCGCTGGTCAAGACCGCGTTCTTCGCGTCCGACCCGAACCTGGGCCGCATCCTGGCCGCGATCGGTTACGCCGGCGTGGACGACCTCGATGTCGGCAAGCTCAATCTCTACTTGGACGACGTGTGGGTGGCCAAGAACGGCGGCCGCAATCCGGACTACCAGGAAGCGGACGGCCAGCGCGTGATGAAGCAAAGCGAAATCACCACCCGCGTCACGCTCGGCCGCGGCAGCGCGGCGGCCACCGTGTGGACCTGCGACCTGTCGCACGAATACGTGACCATCAACGCGGACTACCGCTCGTAA
- a CDS encoding ATP-binding protein, producing the protein MTPLEQFLQRAEALLLRVEGVLPPAVPREPDWKRSFAFRWRKRGGAGYLQPVAHVAAITLSDLHNIGAQKQQIEQNTRQFVQKRPANNVLLTGARGTGKSSLIKACLNQFAGDGLRLIEVDKADLAELTDIVDLVAGRPERFIIFCDDLSFEEGESGYKALKVALDGSISAQSDNVLIYATSNRRHLMPERMSDNAGYTSDDNGDLHPGETVEEKISLSERFGLWLSFYPFKQDDYLDIVAHWLGSFGCDAAQIESARAEALRWALQRGSRSGRVAWQFAKDYAGKLQGQGA; encoded by the coding sequence ATGACGCCGCTCGAACAATTCCTTCAGCGCGCCGAAGCATTGCTTCTGCGCGTGGAGGGCGTGCTGCCGCCAGCCGTCCCGCGCGAGCCGGACTGGAAGCGCAGCTTCGCCTTCCGCTGGAGGAAACGGGGCGGCGCCGGCTACCTGCAGCCGGTCGCGCACGTGGCGGCAATCACGCTGTCGGACCTGCACAACATCGGCGCGCAGAAGCAGCAGATCGAGCAGAACACGCGCCAGTTCGTGCAGAAGCGCCCGGCCAACAACGTGCTGCTGACCGGCGCGCGCGGCACCGGCAAGTCGTCGCTGATCAAGGCATGCCTGAACCAGTTCGCCGGCGACGGGCTGCGCCTGATCGAAGTCGACAAGGCCGACCTGGCCGAGCTGACCGACATCGTCGACCTGGTGGCCGGCCGGCCCGAGCGCTTCATCATCTTCTGCGACGACCTGTCGTTCGAGGAAGGCGAGAGCGGCTACAAGGCGCTGAAGGTGGCGCTGGACGGCTCGATCTCGGCGCAGTCGGACAACGTGCTCATTTACGCGACCTCGAACCGGCGCCACCTGATGCCGGAGCGGATGTCGGACAACGCCGGCTACACCAGCGACGACAACGGCGACCTGCATCCGGGCGAGACGGTCGAGGAAAAGATCTCGCTGTCGGAGCGCTTCGGCCTGTGGCTGTCGTTCTACCCGTTCAAACAGGACGACTACCTCGACATCGTCGCGCACTGGCTGGGCAGCTTCGGCTGCGACGCTGCGCAAATCGAATCGGCGCGCGCGGAAGCGCTGCGCTGGGCGCTGCAGCGCGGCTCGCGTTCGGGCCGCGTGGCGTGGCAGTTCGCCAAGGACTATGCGGGCAAATTGCAAGGGCAGGGCGCATGA